From the genome of Homalodisca vitripennis isolate AUS2020 chromosome 8, UT_GWSS_2.1, whole genome shotgun sequence, one region includes:
- the LOC124368233 gene encoding uncharacterized protein LOC124368233: protein MEYSVQPAVAPGNNFASHLYRVKVHYIDNSFEKHHMCLIVKVPSTKGFLGEFLEVMDLLGKERKIYDITLPNFKETLRKELGPKSLYCPLRKGLLLQDLKEEGYKMCYKWTRLDFHHCELVVKTIAKYHAASVLCYNNDTKLVESVCEEVVYPDGGPYENELKVWVESALENIAKKLNIINDCKLYADFISGKIDQMWVSAKSMCKRKQTGLNVLNHGDLWGNNVMFKYNNFNEVEDVKFIDFPIARFTSPVLDLMYFLWMSASERVLRDRQEELYNIYLLNLNYNLQQLGCVERMTREELFQDLRLLSDWALL from the coding sequence ATGGAGTACTCAGTACAACCTGCTGTGGCTCCAGGAAATAACTTCGCTAGCCATCTATACAGAGTCAAAGTACACTACATCGACAATAGTTTTGAGAAACACCACATGTGTCTAATCGTAAAAGTTCCAAGTACCAAAGGATTTCTTGGTGAATTTTTGGAAGTTATGGATCTTTTAgggaaagaaagaaaaatctatgATATAACCCTGCCAAATTTCAAAGAGACTTTACGAAAAGAGTTGGGGCCAAAATCCTTGTATTGTCCTCTAAGAAAGGGTTTATTATTGCAGGACTTAAAAGAAGAAGGCTACAAAATGTGCTATAAGTGGACAAGGCTTGACTTTCATCACTGTGAGTTGGTTGTAAAGACAATCGCTAAATACCACGCGGCTTCAGTATTATGTTACAACAATGACACAAAACTTGTAGAGTCTGTTTGTGAAGAAGTTGTGTATCCTGATGGAGGTCCTTATGAAAATGAGCTTAAGGTGTGGGTTGAATCCGCCTTGGAAAATATCGCAAAGAAGCTGAACATAATTAATGACTGCAAGTTATACGCGGATTTTATTTCGGGTAAAATAGACCAAATGTGGGTTTCTGCAAAGAGTATGTGCAAAAGAAAACAAACTGGTTTAAATGTTCTTAACCATGGGGATTTGTGGGGCAACAATGTAATGTTtaagtataacaattttaatgaagTTGAAGATGTGAAGTTTATAGACTTTCCCATTGCAAGATTCACATCTCCTGTACTTGATCTGATGTATTTCTTATGGATGAGTGCCAGTGAACGTGTTCTAAGGGACCGGCAAGAGGAGCTTTACAACATTTACTTACTGAACTTGAACTACAATCTACAACAGTTAGGCTGTGTAGAGAGGATGACCAGAGAAGAGTTGTTCCAGGATCTCCGCTTACTTTCTGACTGGGCGCTTCTGTAA